From Paenibacillus graminis, a single genomic window includes:
- a CDS encoding MFS transporter, whose protein sequence is MNARSRWLLISVGLGVLLNPLNSSMISVAIARLQNVYRLDFTEVSWIIFSFYIASAIAQPVMGKASDLFGRRKIFLAGLVVAFAASLAAPLSPSFGWLIVFRVVQSIGTSMMVSVGMAIVRVHITEKQASALSVMSIFLSGAAAIGPFIGGVLIHWWDWHGIFFVNIPIVAAGFLLAWRTIPKDEPPAPALRNMSWRQWITMIDAPGILLFAAGLVALLAGLLSAKSSAHISFGHVLTGGIGLIALVAFVRHELQASSPFIPVRTFAKYPEMTRINVEFILVNVLYYSLFFGLPSYLQMVRHVSEFHTGLLMLSLGLCSLAASPIAGRWIDKSGPGPALLLSAILMALGSVWIVTMNQSSPAISVCVALGAFGIGNGLNSVGMQAALFKSAPKEIIGVASGVFMTSRYLGTILSSLLLGIVMGDTFSAGGFRLLGVILSVIALLLVFMNWRQRVSKPLQ, encoded by the coding sequence ATGAATGCGCGCAGCAGGTGGTTGTTAATTTCCGTGGGTCTCGGGGTGCTATTGAACCCTTTAAATTCTTCGATGATTTCCGTTGCTATTGCAAGGCTGCAAAATGTGTACCGTCTTGATTTTACAGAGGTATCCTGGATCATTTTTTCATTCTACATTGCAAGTGCGATCGCCCAGCCTGTCATGGGGAAGGCCAGTGATTTATTTGGACGCAGGAAGATATTTCTGGCTGGCCTTGTTGTAGCCTTCGCTGCTTCATTAGCAGCTCCGCTGTCTCCAAGCTTCGGGTGGCTCATCGTGTTCCGGGTTGTGCAATCCATCGGAACAAGCATGATGGTCTCTGTAGGAATGGCTATTGTGCGGGTTCATATTACGGAGAAACAAGCGTCTGCGCTGTCAGTGATGTCCATCTTCCTGTCAGGAGCGGCAGCAATTGGACCCTTTATTGGCGGGGTTTTAATCCACTGGTGGGATTGGCATGGTATCTTTTTTGTGAATATTCCAATTGTGGCAGCGGGCTTTCTATTAGCTTGGAGAACCATTCCTAAGGACGAACCGCCAGCACCCGCTCTGCGCAACATGTCCTGGCGCCAATGGATAACCATGATTGATGCGCCAGGCATCCTGCTTTTCGCAGCGGGTCTGGTTGCCCTGCTCGCGGGGTTACTGTCGGCCAAATCATCCGCCCATATTTCATTTGGACATGTCCTCACCGGAGGGATTGGCCTTATAGCATTGGTTGCATTCGTACGGCATGAGTTACAGGCGTCTTCACCCTTTATTCCGGTGCGCACCTTCGCCAAATATCCGGAGATGACCCGGATCAATGTCGAATTTATACTCGTTAACGTCCTATATTACTCACTGTTTTTCGGGCTTCCTTCCTATTTGCAGATGGTGCGTCATGTCAGCGAATTCCATACAGGGCTTCTCATGCTTAGCTTAGGATTGTGCTCGCTGGCTGCTTCTCCAATAGCAGGACGATGGATCGATAAATCAGGGCCGGGGCCGGCATTGCTCCTGTCCGCAATATTAATGGCATTGGGGTCCGTCTGGATCGTGACCATGAATCAAAGCTCTCCGGCAATCAGCGTATGTGTGGCGTTAGGCGCATTCGGTATTGGCAACGGATTGAATAGTGTCGGTATGCAGGCAGCCTTGTTCAAAAGCGCTCCAAAAGAAATCATCGGTGTAGCCTCCGGAGTATTTATGACCTCAAGATACTTGGGGACTATTCTCTCCTCATTGCTGCTGGGCATCGTGATGGGCGATACATTCAGTGCTGGGGGATTTCGGCTGCTTGGGGTTATCCTCTCGGTAATTGCCTTGCTCTTAGTATTTATGAATTGGCGGCAAAGGGTGTCCAAGCCATTGCAATAG